AACATAAAATAGTAACGAATAACAATTTACTAAAATTCATTACCTATTAGTTTGGAGTCAAAACACATTTTGTTATCAAGTAACACTGTTTTATAACATTGATGACCCATAGTTGGATTTCCCGCATAATTTTCTTTGCATTTACTACATTGTACCATCCAGCATGGTGGTGGACCACCAGTATTTGTACCCTTTATAGGGCCACTAGTACAAGATGAATTACTTTCAGTATTATTACCACAATTGCATTTTTCTCCAGTTACAGGATCACAAGTGAATCCATGACCATGACACTCGCAACTAAAGAAATATTTCGTCAATATACTTCCCAACatatttagatataaaaactttaaaaaatactaaCGGTCGACACACATCACGAAGATCTTCCGTTCCTCTGAAATAACCTGTCATGCATTCTCCACATTTGTCACCCTTTGTATTATTTCCACAGTTTATACACTTTGCTTTAGCTACCGGACCTTCAACTAActgcttctttaataattctatagacattttatttatagagtTTGGATCCTGTAAATATAAAATCCGTTACTACTGGGTGTTTACTattgatattatataaatttgaaagaaactgaaattaccGGTACAGTCATACTCTCGTTAATGCAAATTTGAGTATGCCCATTGCAGTATTCTAGGCATGGTACACACTGCCCATTATCAGCTGGATTTCCAACAAATAAAGGTAAGCATTTATCGCATTGTGGCCCCATTGTATTATTATGGCACTCTAGGCAGACATCTAATTTATCTGGACCTGCGCAATTACTATGGCCATTGCACTGGCACTGAATTGAACAATTGGCACCTACATAACCAAAATCACAACGGCAAACATTTGGTTCTACACATGTTCCTCGAACACATCCTTGCGTACACATTGGTACACAGATTTTTCTAAAAAGAAAGTAAAGTAAGAATACTTCATCGCAtagataagaaataaatttatatactttctttgtgattaaattatattaaaattttacctTCCAAATTCATTGATTGACGCTGGactgaaaaaatagaaataaattaatagactCTGTATACCGCGTGGCCAGATCAGGGAAATTGAGGGGAATACAGTTTACCCTCTCCTTGGAGTTACCGTAGGGCTCTGTGATGTTGCAGGGGTTGTTGAGGGGTGCTCGCTGATGAGGAATAGGATAGTGGAAAGGGTAAAGCGGAGTGAAGGAAATAAGGTCGTTTCACCTCTTTCTGGCTTCACTGTCTATTATGACATAATCAATattagaaaaggaaaatatattacgTTTCAGTTTTGTATCCATCACCGCAGATACACTCAAATCCTTCTTCCAaatcgaaacatttttcacttttcgGTGAACATGTGTGGTGACCATTAGTACATTCATTTTCTGGAGGACACCGTACATAATGCCAAGAGAATACCGGTTTCGATGTTACACTTGGTATTAACATTGTTACATTGTCTGGATTTTCGTATGTCTCTACATAATGTGGAAATAATGTAGTTATGAGCGCTGAAAtcatttgtaaataaacatggtTAAATGGagcaataaaaacatttaaataattatattcttcctTGATTATCTTACGTGGTTCTGTCTGAGGAAATTGTTGATGGTAAAGCATGTCGCATGTACCACCAGCTGGATGATCTGTAGGTGCTTCGAGTGAGCCCTCTATACATATTCCTTGACCAGTTATATTAGCAGAATCTAAAGAACACCATCCACAGTGTGAATGTTTCAGACATATACTGCATTGTTTAAAAACTGcacatggttccggacaatGATCAATATCAGAGCTACGCAGTACTAAACCACATACGCCACCAGCACAATAAAGCGGTTGATACGAAGGAGAGATgcactaaaattaaatttcaaatagattTGCATTGTATTCTATCACATGTTTTAATTGTCTGAAGACATTActacatattataatttacttcgTTAAGTTGTGTTGACCATCTACATTCCCGCCATCCTCCTTCAGCTCCTGTACCCTTCAGACAGCTTTTACAATCTTTGTGTTCAGCACATCTTTTTTCACATTGTGTACTCCCCATTTTAATACTGGATCTCTCAAAAATATCATCCGGTACACAATTCCAATCGTACACAGGTACACCTGTTACTGTAACTCCCAACTCAGCTAACAACATTTATAAAagactataaaatactatgttttataaataatttctctgtttcaaataatttgtataacttACAAGTCTTTAAGACCTGTCTTGTCCATGCGCAACCTTCGAGACTGTTACATTTTTCGCAGTCGCTTGCTGGACATTGTCGTTCACCACATTGATTTACATCTGCTACTGATATTTGCCTGACATAGCACTTATTTAACTCATTACAAACTTTCTCGTATGGTATACACTTTCCATTTGGACAATTTGTACACCATTTACACACTGgtttctcatttttataatatggcCATTCTGCTAAACATTCTgtacatgttttaaaattttgacaCTTTCTGCTTGCCATCCATTCTGCATTGCAAACGATTCCATTCGATAGTTGAGCTTGAGTAACATTAATATCACAtctaaaataaaagaacttttaacattttctgaatgATACAGAAAATTCGTTTAAACGAACATATCGATATACCTGTTATCTTTATTATCGGATACATCAttagagaaacagaaagaagcATTGTTTCCACTAATTGTGGTAACAGCACAGAAGGAGCATCCAAAGTATTTTCTACAAGTTATTTTGTCTGTCCAGAGATTGCATAAATCTTCGGGTATGTTTATAAGAGTTACATGACTTTTAATTCCACCATCAAAACCGCCAACAACGTATACAGCATTAGATTCTGGATCAGCATGAGTCATAGCATGAGCATATGCTGGTGGTGGGGGACTTCCAATAACTTCCATATCTTTCGTTATTAAACGAATCCAtaaattacatgaatatttataagcaaTTAGTGAATCAGATGTATTGTGAGGATTTTGGCGACCACCAAATATAACCATGTATTCATCAGTGGTAACAGCAGAGTGAAGAAATCTAGCTTGAGGctgtaataaaacattattattacaatcacTCTTCTTTAGTAAGATAATAAATAAGCATTCTCATACCAAACTATTCCCATCAGTAAGATCATCATCAAATGGTGGAAGTACAGACCACGTGCGAGTTGTATAATTTAAAGcatataatttattcgaaataaatgtTCGATTTATTGCATACGTATATCCACCAAAAATGTAAAAGCTATCTGACTTGCTGTGGTATACTGTTGAGTGGCCATAAACTCCTAATGGTCCATTTCCAATTGTGTTTATAGTGTCCCAAGTTTCTGATTCTAAGTTGAACTCCCATACAGTGTCCAGATAACCATATTTAGGACTAAATCCTCCGATCAGTATTAGACTCTCCGATTCTCCATTTCTACGTAATGTCAATGTATGCCCAGCTAAAGGCGGTGGTTCTCTTTTAGATTCATCTTGCATAATTTGCATCCATCTCTGATTTTGCAAACTGAATTTCCAGAAATCGCTCAACGTATTGTTAGATAATCCTTGAACATCCTCTTCTTTCATCGACAAACCACCGTAAACGTATATCTGCTGCCTACTGTGGACTATTTCAGTCGCATGGAAATATCTACCTTGAGGCATAGAAGCTTCCGAAGTAGATTCTACAGTAATAGGCATCCAAGTGTTATTTTTAGTGTCAAAAAGTCTAATATCATTCAAAGGACCATGGCTAAGAGAATATCCACCAAACATCCAAAGACTGCCCCTTCTGTCTGCGACTAGTGTGTGGCCAAATCTTGGTAAAGTTTTTCGTAAATGGTCTAAGTGATCTGTTAAATACTCAGAATTAAATAACTCAGTAAAGATTAACTGATggtctttaattttaattgagcAATCATGTCCTCCATAGCCAACTGCACATACACAGCGTCCGTAACCCTTATCACAAGTTCCTTGCTTTTTAGATGACGTACAGTTATTTggacatatttcaatatcacaATTGATTCCTATAAAACCAACTTTACATAAACAATTTCCGTTTCGACATTCCCGATTTCCAGGACAATTGTTACACGTTATTATTACGTAACTTGCATTGAACCCTTCCACCTCATCCAGTTGTTTATAGTGCACGGTAAGGAATCCAGACTTAGCTTCTACTGTTACCGGATAATCTGTACTTTCTGTACAATAAACACCTAAGAGTTGACTCTGATGACTAGTAGTTGAAGAAACAAATTCAGGAAGTCCGTCGTATACGTAAATACTATTCTCTTGACAACTAACATTAATATCATCGTGTATAGTAAATTGTATTACACTTTGTATTCCTGAAAGCATTGTATCCGATGAAAGATCCGTTTTCGGACTGACTATCCAGAGACATTCTCTTGTTGGCGATTCTCCGAAATGACTTTCCCATAAAGACAATTGCGAGTGTCTGCTTCCGAGACCTTGTTTACCAGTTCCTTCACCTCCTAACATACCCCGTGATATACAACCGTAATAACACATTCCACCATTTCTCGGATCACCATAATATCCTTTCTTACAGAACTGACACATATATCCTTGAGTATTATCGCGACAGAAACATATACCAGTCTGTCGGTCACAAATACCTAGATCCTTATCTCCGTGTTCATTGCAATTACATTTTTTGCATCCAAGTGGTGTTGTGGCATTACCGTAACTACCCGCTTTACATTCCTCACAATACCTGCCAGTCGTCCAATTTTGACACTCGTCGCAAATACCTGGACCTTGCACACAAGTAGAATGATTGTAACAACCACAATTTGTTCTACAGTCTGGTCCTGTCCAACCTAGATAACATTCGCATTTGTAATCCGGTGCTTCGCTACAATAACCATTAACACATTTTTCGAAGCATGTTTTTGTGCAATTTTCTTTGCCATCTCCGTTGAAACCTCTTTTACATTGGCAGCTGAAACTTCCATGAGTATTAGTGCATAATGCATCAGGATGACAGTCATGCAAACCTAAATCACATTCGTCGACATCTGGACACTGAGCATATGCCCATCCTGCTTCGTCAGCTTCTAACGTAGTGTTTTGATATTCATTAATGACTAAGCTACAATTAACATGCGGTTGATTGAAGTCTCCTTGCACACATGCTCCCAAAATAGGATTTTCCAGACTATAACACCAACCACAACTTAACGAATGCAGGCAGTTGGAACAGTTTGTATGTCGACTACAGCTTTTGCATTGGTCATTGCCTGTTAAAGATGATCCGGACCTTGAGGTTACTCCCATAAGACCGGCTTGATCCATCCATTCTCGACATAAACCAAACTGATATTCGGACGTATATATCGAAAAAGAAAAGCATTCTTGTGTAGCTTCGCACCATACACATCTTCCACGTTCATCTAAACACTGAGTGCAATTTGAACGCTGTCTGCATGGAATTGGACATTGGTCAAGACTAACAACGGCGTTAGGCAATCTACCTATTCTTGCGCACCGAGCTTCTTCTGTCCACCATTCGCATAAATTGCTACCAACGCAAGATTCACAGGAAATGTAATTAGAACAGTTAGCACAGGCAGAAGGTGTGATGGTTAGATAATGCCATTCACGAATCGGATTGCCATCTTCGTCCCATTCCATGTCAGCCACGCAACTTTCTGTTTCGTTGATTGATCTTGAGAggcatttattaataatatcgcaCCAGCCACATGATGAATCAGTCAAGCAATGAAGACAATTTTTATACTGATGGCAGGATCCGTTTTGATATGGTTCAAGATATTCGAATGTAAAAACTTTTggattttcagttttcttattgtgaGTGATTTCCATTTTACTTGCATACGCATAACTTGTAGTAACCATTCTTTTTGATTCAAAGTCTAATAGATACCGACCTGGCAGTAACATCATCTGATGTCCATCAGGCCATTTTGTTGGTATACATTGTGATGTTTCAGCAGTTAAATTTGCAACTAATTCCTGAAAATgtgtgaaataaaagaatttacatattatacacatagaacaatacaGTGGTTTAGATTAATAAAAAACGTGACGATAATTTACCAATTCTTGAGGATCGTCGCTTCGTGATACGTGTAGAGTTGCACTGTTATAACTGACACAAATCTTTAAGTGTTCCACTGCACTGTCCCAATAATATTGCGGTGGTCTTAAGAATCCAATTAACCTAGCTATCATTTCTCCGCCGAGGGCAGACTCAGTTTTTGCTCCTTGCATGGACGGAACATTAAAATCAACTGTTGTAGCATTGACTATTGTTACTGAGTCAGGTTGGCTAAAATTTACTGGAGGcttgtattttaaaaatgttagtcCTGGCCTTTTATCCATTTCACGACATTCCTctacttttataatttcagtACCCTTAGGACCCCACCATCCAGGTATCTGAGATAGCGTATCATCTCGAAGACCACAGACCCCATAATTATCATCTTTGTGATGACATCGAGCGTTTTGAACACACCAAGTACAAGTTCCTAAATTTAACTTGttggaaattgatttctttCCACGAGCAGTTGTGCCCCATCCTCCACCAGGTTGACCATGTATTAAACAAGAATGACAATCTCCGAGTGCAGGACAAACGCCTGGGCAACGAGTTGTCTGAAGATTAGTCGTACAATTACTACCAATAGTTCTACCATAGCATAtctggaataaataaaaaaatatttggaagttatttattttttgaaaagggatacaaaaattatttggatatttattatattacaagatACCTCGTCCGCTGAGCACCAACCGCATTCAGGATTGGCTGAACATTCCATTAGACTTTTATGCCTTGAACATATTTGTTCAGGTTCTATGTAATCTTCATCTCCTGGCGCGAGCATCGGTGGTAATGTGTAAGCAAGTAAATCTGCATTTACATTTCCATGATAACCACCGACTAATAACAAAGTGTTTCCATTACGTACATCTGCTGCATGTGCAAAAACTCCTTGTTGTTTCGGATAACGCgaatctaaaaataatattagaaataatgtttgtagtaaaagtatttgatatttttaggaTTTCTCAATAAACGTATCGAGATTTTAGCTTACCTTTGTCGTTTAAACCTAGTACGTCATGACTTACCCAGGCGTGACAGCCTAAGTGATAAAGATACATTTGATTATCATAacaaatttcttctttattatgTCTGTGAGAATATCCACCAAACACAACTAAATAATTCCCtgcaaaatcaatttaactgaatttgtattgtatattattataatctagTTGGAATGCAATTGAAATCCGTCAATGTAATTACCTATAATATTGCTAGTATGAAATGCCCGTTCTCTGGGAACATAAGTGTCTCTCAAATGTGCTCTTGGATAATGAATTTCAGACCAAACTTTTCTATCAAGTTGAAATACAAACATTCTATCTGATAATTTACTGAACCGTGCTACGCTAGCCACTACTCCCCCATAAACTAAAAGAGAGTTGGTAGCACGGTGGTACACAGTTGAATGTGCAACTACACGTACATCTAGTTCTTTACCTCCTCGAGGATGTACTTCTTTCCATCTTTCTGTAGTTGCAGTAGGATCagctaaaatttaaaaaaatacgaatGAAACTTTTCTAAGATAGCACACGCATTTCTAAGATAGTCCAATATGAGCTtacataaattcaatttaagttTATACAGACTAGATGAAAATTCACCATCGACTGTACTACCACCGAAAAGGTAAATATGATCGTTTGCTAAAGTAAGGGTATGTCTTGTTAATGGCGGTGGATAAAATGGAGAGTTTTTAGCTCTTAATGTCCAAATACGTGTATTAACGTTATAATGCCATAGTTCATTTGATAAAGAACCATCCTGCACCTTTCCTCCATAAATAACAAAACCATCTGAAAGTAGaaagaattataaattgtacaaattttcattttttatttgtaaatatgtgAATGTGCTATTGACCATCGTATCTACAAGCAGCGTGACCATATCGTGGACTTGGTTTAGGCAATTCATCAATAGGCGATTTAGTAGATTCTTCTTTGAATGATTCATCAGTTGCTGAATTAGGctcttgaataaaaatattctcttgaATAGGGTCTTCGACGCTCTGCTCTTCCCAATTTAATATATCGCTTTTTATATTCGGAGCATGAAGTTCTCGATATAAATCGAAATCTTCAAGGTTCCTTCGATGTCTGATAtagtaaacaattaataaatattttcaagtaataattaatattaaaacgatACTTACTAAATGTGAAATATACTACGTCCCTTACCTCGTAGTTTGTGCATATCGAGGTTTCGGATGCCTCGAATGTTTCTTTCGAAAATCATCGTTCCTTTCTATTTTAAGTATACCAACTTTTCTGTCATGTGCTTTATGTTCTGGTGTATTCCTAAATTCTGACCAACCATGCCCATTTTCTACATTTCCACGATTATGTAAGCTAAAAGTGTTATTGTCTTTAATACTGTAGAGTACCCTCCACATGAGGGATGTACGGCGAACACCATATAATTCTTTTGCACCAGCATCTATTCGCTCTAATTCAGTGCCAATGAGCATAGGATCTAAATATTCTGCAGATGAAGTGCGTTCTGTTTTGAAAGGACAATTATAACATGTTAGAGACatgatataaaacataatataatatattataatatgtattaatatataatatgttaattcttctaactataataaaaaacttTAGATCTTACCTAATATATTACCAAACGCATCTTCCCACTGACTTGTACCAAATTGATACACTTCCAAATCACTGAGTATATTGTTGAGATCATAGCCACCAAAAACATAAAGAGAATCTGTTTCCTTTATGTAGACTGCAGTATGTGCTGCTCGTGGCCTTAATCCACCTTCAGAATGCGAAAGCCAGTGCCacctatttaatataaattatatttagaagataatattcaatcatttttaatgaattcaaaaGTTCAATGACATACTTATTCCCTTCTGGATGAGTTTTATGCAATGAACAAGACTGTCCTGAATATCCATCGTGACACTGACACCGTTTTGTATTACATTCACCACCATAACTACAATTGT
This portion of the Nomia melanderi isolate GNS246 chromosome 11, iyNomMela1, whole genome shotgun sequence genome encodes:
- the Megf8 gene encoding multiple EGF like domains 8, giving the protein MGWVLSTTVWIAMWSCFLRGLQLAPQTSPKQIPCDKTRKVFTDSWGIISDGPLGSNYTQDSHCEWLIKANNSRQFITLSFRTMGTECSYDYVFVYDGDSFRSPLLGSFSGKTEPQQVTSSSGYMLILLYSDTNYVLDGFHAEFSVTNCPNNCTNHGKCINNKCVCENDWGGRDCSRALCPNNCSYGGECNTKRCQCHDGYSGQSCSLHKTHPEGNKWHWLSHSEGGLRPRAAHTAVYIKETDSLYVFGGYDLNNILSDLEVYQFGTSQWEDAFGNILERTSSAEYLDPMLIGTELERIDAGAKELYGVRRTSLMWRVLYSIKDNNTFSLHNRGNVENGHGWSEFRNTPEHKAHDRKVGILKIERNDDFRKKHSRHPKPRYAQTTRHRRNLEDFDLYRELHAPNIKSDILNWEEQSVEDPIQENIFIQEPNSATDESFKEESTKSPIDELPKPSPRYGHAACRYDDGFVIYGGKVQDGSLSNELWHYNVNTRIWTLRAKNSPFYPPPLTRHTLTLANDHIYLFGGSTVDGEFSSSLYKLKLNLSDPTATTERWKEVHPRGGKELDVRVVAHSTVYHRATNSLLVYGGVVASVARFSKLSDRMFVFQLDRKVWSEIHYPRAHLRDTYVPRERAFHTSNIIGNYLVVFGGYSHRHNKEEICYDNQMYLYHLGCHAWVSHDVLGLNDKDSRYPKQQGVFAHAADVRNGNTLLLVGGYHGNVNADLLAYTLPPMLAPGDEDYIEPEQICSRHKSLMECSANPECGWCSADEICYGRTIGSNCTTNLQTTRCPGVCPALGDCHSCLIHGQPGGGWGTTARGKKSISNKLNLGTCTWCVQNARCHHKDDNYGVCGLRDDTLSQIPGWWGPKGTEIIKVEECREMDKRPGLTFLKYKPPVNFSQPDSVTIVNATTVDFNVPSMQGAKTESALGGEMIARLIGFLRPPQYYWDSAVEHLKICVSYNSATLHVSRSDDPQELELVANLTAETSQCIPTKWPDGHQMMLLPGRYLLDFESKRMVTTSYAYASKMEITHNKKTENPKVFTFEYLEPYQNGSCHQYKNCLHCLTDSSCGWCDIINKCLSRSINETESCVADMEWDEDGNPIREWHYLTITPSACANCSNYISCESCVGSNLCEWWTEEARCARIGRLPNAVVSLDQCPIPCRQRSNCTQCLDERGRCVWCEATQECFSFSIYTSEYQFGLCREWMDQAGLMGVTSRSGSSLTGNDQCKSCSRHTNCSNCLHSLSCGWCYSLENPILGACVQGDFNQPHVNCSLVINEYQNTTLEADEAGWAYAQCPDVDECDLGLHDCHPDALCTNTHGSFSCQCKRGFNGDGKENCTKTCFEKCVNGYCSEAPDYKCECYLGWTGPDCRTNCGCYNHSTCVQGPGICDECQNWTTGRYCEECKAGSYGNATTPLGCKKCNCNEHGDKDLGICDRQTGICFCRDNTQGYMCQFCKKGYYGDPRNGGMCYYGCISRGMLGGEGTGKQGLGSRHSQLSLWESHFGESPTRECLWIVSPKTDLSSDTMLSGIQSVIQFTIHDDINVSCQENSIYVYDGLPEFVSSTTSHQSQLLGVYCTESTDYPVTVEAKSGFLTVHYKQLDEVEGFNASYVIITCNNCPGNRECRNGNCLCKVGFIGINCDIEICPNNCTSSKKQGTCDKGYGRCVCAVGYGGHDCSIKIKDHQLIFTELFNSEYLTDHLDHLRKTLPRFGHTLVADRRGSLWMFGGYSLSHGPLNDIRLFDTKNNTWMPITVESTSEASMPQGRYFHATEIVHSRQQIYVYGGLSMKEEDVQGLSNNTLSDFWKFSLQNQRWMQIMQDESKREPPPLAGHTLTLRRNGESESLILIGGFSPKYGYLDTVWEFNLESETWDTINTIGNGPLGVYGHSTVYHSKSDSFYIFGGYTYAINRTFISNKLYALNYTTRTWSVLPPFDDDLTDGNSLPQARFLHSAVTTDEYMVIFGGRQNPHNTSDSLIAYKYSCNLWIRLITKDMEVIGSPPPPAYAHAMTHADPESNAVYVVGGFDGGIKSHVTLINIPEDLCNLWTDKITCRKYFGCSFCAVTTISGNNASFCFSNDVSDNKDNRCDINVTQAQLSNGIVCNAEWMASRKCQNFKTCTECLAEWPYYKNEKPVCKWCTNCPNGKCIPYEKVCNELNKCYVRQISVADVNQCGERQCPASDCEKCNSLEGCAWTRQVLKTSELGVTVTGVPVYDWNCVPDDIFERSSIKMGSTQCEKRCAEHKDCKSCLKGTGAEGGWRECRWSTQLNECISPSYQPLYCAGGVCGLVLRSSDIDHCPEPCAVFKQCSICLKHSHCGWCSLDSANITGQGICIEGSLEAPTDHPAGGTCDMLYHQQFPQTEPPLITTLFPHYVETYENPDNVTMLIPSVTSKPVFSWHYVRCPPENECTNGHHTCSPKSEKCFDLEEGFECICGDGYKTETPASINEFGRKICVPMCTQGCVRGTCVEPNVCRCDFGYVGANCSIQCQCNGHSNCAGPDKLDVCLECHNNTMGPQCDKCLPLFVGNPADNGQCVPCLEYCNGHTQICINESMTVPDPNSINKMSIELLKKQLVEGPVAKAKCINCGNNTKGDKCGECMTGYFRGTEDLRDVCRPCECHGHGFTCDPVTGEKCNCGNNTESNSSCTSGPIKGTNTGGPPPCWMVQCSKCKENYAGNPTMGHQCYKTVLLDNKMCFDSKLIDECKMKPKPLNPGQTVFYMVQPRFMNVDIRVMVDVTQGGLDLFFSPRDDSFVVNINTTTGYQDVELDNRFVLRKDPRNSWIDKHTRSKMRVVDYHSNGTTPEQNWNTGPQYIVMECYAESLATFLTIEKRNTILVVRNLTNRLVLTLPQDKHELHQTKFHIALRAIDPVNSEINGRAAYGMIFFRQDQLHIDLFVFFSVFFSCFFLFLAACVVAWKTKQAADVRRARRRHVVEMLHMAKRPFASATIIYDRDGTDCSPSSPQRKSRRNKLVSFHNDVRPVAVEPTDDGVAAVATVFIRLPGGRQAPVKLALGSSLILLTRVYPVNSRVFLRRRNSHALN